From the Lolium rigidum isolate FL_2022 chromosome 2, APGP_CSIRO_Lrig_0.1, whole genome shotgun sequence genome, one window contains:
- the LOC124689227 gene encoding centromere protein F has protein sequence MDQKGRGRGRGGGGGGAGGRGGGDNTRTDLLAAGRKKLQQFRKKKEKKGPGKKSEPDADEGASSAAGANGEEPAPEPKSPVGLKFLAGEAPFEEAARVQEEQCNGQGPATVAENADVVPVLEDAGSGSVENTSSVSEQGNPEHGGPGPGDGQDSAVQATSSDSGADPVGAQPGDVDGEELPDSVSKESTEPHVSSQGDGAEDASNQIGEHQEVQVDSVETANSSDFEEIGEVPIPSQDSGAGNANIDEGAREMEVGVSGRPSDGSIQEDARPTVSAEVGVEAGHEEALALVASREIPGRGDTDGEADGMAKDAVQEDVGTSKTNAVEEAVTAELEKDLSVEQVDPILFADAVSQDFMPYHHEYIQSYLYTTTISRDFLRLHLDEVAHLNSDEILKLQGLLKESEESKVAVCDEIQQCRHKLSDMSTVKGELELIVASQKEEISTGNSKCEQLEIELQSSKENAQQILGELADCQSLLEALQKENMELTTNLALEKEARKEVEEQGEHLTGENKKLLSKLSDLELSLASVKEVMNAGSSRCESLEVELCSSKENMEHTLTELANFRALLETSQKDYFELSANYSIETEENKKLKEDNVCLHNEKEKLSSDLSELNDRLHVSYAKHKQLESHVRDTEAHMEQLKEQLIEESMHATNSFNIYQSVIKELDAKCNVVLGQAQTVVCQKNEHHPDSSEITVENVERAVTSPVFVSDSNDQHSHPLFNEKDSCKSASLRSLKGHLEVAKGELYELQKLVERVSSRSDGRVLVSKLIQSFEIKGNQEEPGMSEGEHDDLKKLTQEMISCLVEKFKLMTSDLTKTEKYVAELCDRIELSSKSEVEQEAERQRTAAFELKMDGLAEKLSNYKNTIDQLDIQLANVQQDADNRAGKLTDQAELLHNDVTERISILEKERASLSDLLSEVTNKLSCLRGTSPNDLGESEDLSFCILNSVDLAAKSIQSLQDKLEAGQTDNAKLNTSLSEIMKAHSDVEERNEHACRMVKSMYGSLQEFLCGSLGYSDEAGTGYNTEEPIEALLSHLGGTIEHLKNLLHDHHSLQSDNVNLESRLLSKCEELEELSLRCSSLMENMNDICLQNEELKLVSSSKSAALDELHGRCLSIAEKMVHHSAIPTSVVLLSVSSSEAETMSKEHHILNTLLPCIEEGVASYNEKLENAVEETHLSKICLQNAHIFDQISVDMWSLPLPVLIEEEILPKVCDLQAKIDQLSALNIQLETEAPVLRDGLKKLDEALEISRSELQKRSSELEQSEQKLSSVKEKLGIAVAKGKGLIVQRDGLKQSLSEKSGELEKLSQELQLKDALVKELEAKLKSYTEADRIEALESELSYIRNSATALRDSFILKDSVLQRIEEVLEDLDLPDRFHSRDIVEKIELLSKMAVGASFTMPDGDKRSSVDGHSESGAAMDSISDEQISNSNQGSDEMKNKYDELHRRFYELAEHNNMLEQSLVERNSIVQKWEEVLGQVSIPPQFRMLEPEDRIAWLGNRLLEVEQERDALHLKIEHLEDSSEMLITDLEESHKRISELSAEVVAVKAEKEFFSQSLDKLRFEFLGLSEKAVQDEFVRDNLRKDLAELQEKLAEKANECKGFHDLETEIHKLLDMVRNVLQDGSNTEIPSGDSGAVLCLGELLRKVLDHYETLLSESTLGNSAEKEIHLEEAKLSSDASTSEIGRDDKEGALNALSNELEHARRSLTLAEQQCDEAVEKAQSLTLEVEVLHGQINQLQEVGAEQTQKYQSLVLELESVGKQRDDLQEKLNQSNELEHARSSLVLAEQQRDEAVEKSHSLRLEVETAHAQINRLQEGGAEQSKKYESLVLELELAGKQRDDLQEKLNQEEQKCASLREKLNVAVRKGKGLVQQRDSLKKTIEEMNALIENLKNERKQHIESLESEKSFLMGRLSENEKSLHDTTQYLSTLLNALSMVDIAREFDTDPITKIGKVAQLYLDLQATATSSQNEVKKSKRATELLLAELNEAHERADNLQEELVMAEAALSESSKQNNVLESARADAVRHLEHITYMQAQAARKQIDHLKELNSTSGQLREVCFELSQRLVSAFSKDVDLICYMESFMKSYGKWMDGTNMVDIPITSNRLLSTSINSKKALIPNTPLEFTVDDSDGSQTLHHLAIACHAVSDCVKDCNDLKRNIDEHGFSIDQKATELSGIMSNLQSRFTSQNNELESLKENIVELQSEIKEKEEENLSMRRNMSLLYEACTNSVSEIEGMTGMGSGNRSYSVGQNHLSSDDHIKSVVEQLGAAVKTTRYSNEGNTKELKATVLELQQELQGKDVQISTISSELASQIREAESYAKQLSVELEDARMEIHNLEKHVEVLLNQKKALETQVSDLKDLETVASEQHGRIKELTDELSRKDQEIEGLMQALDEEEKELEILENKSNGLEQMLQEKEFALKSLEVSRTKALTKLATTVDKFDELHSLSESLLAEVESLQSQLQEKDSEISFLRQEVTRSTNELLTTEDSNKLYSSKINDFVKWLETALLQFGVHCEFTDDHDGTQVLVYMDMLDKKIGSLISESDDLRIAVQSKDSSLQIERTKMEELSRKSEALEASLSQKDSQIGLLRRDRISGQPSRSLNLPGTSEIEQMNDKVSPTAVGTQIRGARKVNNEQVAIDIEMHKDKPLDDEDDDKAHGFKSLTMSRIVPKFTRPISDRVDGMWVSGDRLLMRQPTLRLGVLLYWIALHALLASFI, from the exons ATGGATCAGaagggccgcggccgcggccggggcggcggcgggggcggagcCGGAGGCCGCGGGGGCGGGGACAACACCCGCACCGATCTCCTCGCTGCCGGGCGCAAGAAG CTGCAGCAGttcaggaagaagaaggagaagaagggccccgGGAAGAAGTCAGAACCCGACGCGGACGAGGGCGCGTCGTCGGCAGCGGGCGCCAACGGCGAGGAACCCGCGCCGGAGCCCAAGTCTCCGGTCGGGCTGAAGTTCCTAGCCGGGGAGGCGCCATTCGAG GAAGCAGCAAGGGTGCAGGAGGAGCAATGCAATGGCCAGGGGCCTGCTACCGTGGCAGAGAATGCTGATGTCGTGCCTGTGCTGGAGGACGCTGGTAGCGGTAGTGTGGAGAACACCAGTAGTGTTAGTGAGCAGGGGAACCCGGAGCATGGAGGCCCTGGACCAGGAGATGGCCAAGATTCAGCAGTTCAGGCCACCAGTTCGGATTCTGGTGCTGATCCTGTAGGAGCTCAGCCGGGGGATGTGGACGGTGAGGAGCTTCCAGATTCCGTTTCGAAGGAAAGCACCGAACCACATGTTTCTTCTCAAGGTGACGGAGCCGAGGATGCTAGCAACCAAATAGGGGAGCACCAGGAGGTGCAGGTGGATTCTGTTGAGACGGCAAATAGTTCTGATTTCGAAGAAATTGGAGAGGTGCCAATTCCTTCTCAAGACTCGGGAGCTGGTAATGCTAATATTGATGAAGGGGCTCGAGAAATGGAGGTGGGTGTTTCTGGGAGGCCATCGGATGGCAGCATACAAGAAGATGCCAGACCCACTGTTTCTGCTGAAGTAGGCGTGGAGGCTGGGCATGAAGAAGCGTTGGCCCTTGTGGCTTCGCGTGAGATTCCTGGAAGAGGAGACACTGATGGGGAAGCTGATGGAATGGCCAAAGATGCTGTTCAAGAAGATGTAGGCACAAGTAAAACAAATGCAGTAGAGGAAGCTGTCACTGCAGAATTGGAAAAAGATTTATCAGTTGAACAGGTTGATCCAATATTATTTGCTGATGCTGTATCTCAAGACTTCATGCCATATCACCATGAGTATATTCAGAGTTATCTGTACACGACAACTATTTCAAGGGATTTTCTTCGGTTGCATCTAGATGAGGTTGCACACCTGAATTCCGATGAAATTCTCAAGCTCCAGGGACTACTGAAAGAATCTGAAGAAAGTAAAGTAGCAGTTTGTGATGAGATTCAGCAATGTAGGCACAAGCTCTCTGACATGAGTACTGTGAAGGGTGAACTTGAACTAATTGTGGCTTCTCAGAAAGAGGAAATCAGCACCGGCAACAGCAAATGTGAACAGCTGGAGATTGAGCTGCAGTCCTCCAAGGAGAACGCGCAACAAATCCTTGGTGAATTAGCTGATTGCCAATCACTGTTGGAGGCTCTACAAAAGGAGAACATGGAACTAACCACAAACCTTGCCCTTGAGAAAGAGGCCAGAAAGGAGGTTGAGGAGCAGGGAGAACATCTGACTGGTGAAAACAAGAAGCTTCTGTCAAAGCTGTCTGACCTTGAACTTAGCTTAGCTTCTGTGAAAGAGGTAATGAATGCTGGCAGTAGCAGATGTGAGAGTTTGGAGGTTGAGCTGTGTTCCTCCAAGGAGAACATGGAACACACATTGACTGAGTTAGCAAACTTCAGGGCTTTATTGGAAACGTCTCAAAAAGATTATTTCGAGTTATCTGCAAATTATTCCATCGAAAcagaagaaaacaagaaactcAAGGAGGATAATGTATGTCTACATAACGAGAAGGAAAAGCTTTCGTCAGATCTGTCTGAACTAAATGACAGGCTGCACGTTTCATATGCCAAACATAAGCAGCTTGAGTCGCATGTCAGAGATACAGAGGCACACATGGAGCAGCTTAAAGAGCAACTAATTGAGGAAAGCATGCATGCAACTAACAGTTTCAATATATACCAATCCGTAATTAAAGAGCTGGATGCTAAGTGCAATGTGGTGCTAGGCCAAGCCCAGACAGTCGTGTGTCAAAAAAATGAACACCATCCGGACTCATCAGAAATCACAGTTGAAAATGTTGAAAGAGCAGTTACAAGTCCAGTGTTTGTTAGCGATAGCAACGATCAGCATTCACACCCTCTATTCAATGAGAAAGACTCGTGTAAATCAGCTTCTTTGCGGTCACTGAAGGGCCATCTAGAGGTTGCTAAAGGTGAATTGTATGAACTTCAAAAATTAGTTGAGAGGGTTTCATCTAGGTCCGATGGACGAGTTCTCGTGTCAAAACTCATCCAATCCTTTGAGATAAAAGGAAATCAGGAAGAACCTGGAATGTCGGAGGGGGAGCATGATGATTTAAAAAAGTTAACTCAGGAGATGATAAGCTGCCTTGTGGAAAAGTTCAAGTTGATGACTTCAGATCTTACAAAGACTGAAAAGTATGTTGCCGAACTGTGCGACAGAATAGAGCTTTCCAGCAAGTCTGAGGTGGAGCAGGAAGCAGAAAGGCAACGTACTGCAGCTTTTGAACTCAAAATGGATGGGCTTGCTGAGAAGCTAAGCAACTACAAGAACACAATTGATCAACTGGACATTCAGCTTGCTAACGTACAACAAGATGCAGATAATCGTGCTGGAAAGCTCACTGATCAGGCAGAACTTTTGCATAACGACGTGACAGAAAGGATTTCCATTCTTGAGAAGGAAAGGGCATCTCTGTCAGATTTGCTCAGTGAAGTTACCAATAAGCTCAGCTGTTTGAGAGGTACTTCCCCTAATGATTTGGGTGAAAGTGAAGATCTCAGCTTTTGTATATTGAACTCCGTGGATCTTGCTGCTAAATCGATCCAAAGTCTTCAGGACAAATTAGAGGCTGGTCAAACGGATAATGCTAAGCTCAATACTTCACTGTCGGAGATCATGAAAGCACATTCTGATGTTGAAGAGAGAAATGAACATGCGTGTAGGATGGTTAAGAGCATGTATGGTTCCTTGCAGGAATTTCTATGTGGCTCGCTGGGATATTCGGACGAAGCAGGCACAGGGTATAATACTGAGGAGCCAATTGAAGCTTTACTTAGTCATCTCGGAGGAACTATTGAGCATTTGAAGAATCTATTGCACGATCATCATTCTTTGCAATCAGACAATGTTAACCTTGAGTCAAGATTGTTGAGCAAATGTGAAGAACTAGAAGAGCTCAGCTTGAGATGCAGTTCTTTAATGGAAAATATGAATGACATCTGCTTGCAGAATGAGGAGCTTAAATTAGTTTCTTCAAGTAAAAGTGCGGCGCTGGATGAACTGCATGGTAGATGCCTTTCTATTGCTGAAAAAATGGTTCACCACTCTGCAATTCCTACCTCAGTAGTTCTTCTTTCGGTATCTAGTAGTGAAGCTGAAACGATGAGCAAGGAGCATCATATTCTTAACACACTACTGCCATGTATTGAGGAGGGTGTGGCTTCATACAATGAGAAACTTGAAAATGCAGTTGAAGAAACACACTTATCAAAGATATGCTTGCAAAATGCGCATATTTTTGaccaaatttcagttgatatgtgGTCTTTGCCCTTGCCTGTGTTGATCGAAGAAGAAATTTTGCCCAAGGTTTGTGACTTGCAGGCCAAAATTGACCAGCTGAGTGCATTGAACATTCAGTTAGAAACTGAAGCTCCAGTCCTCAGGGATGGCTTGAAAAAGCTTGATGAAGCTCTTGAAATTTCACGTTCTGAGCTTCAGAAAAGGTCTTCTGAACTTGAACAATCAGAGCAGAAACTTTCTTCTGTCAAGGAAAAACTTGGTATTGCTGTTGCAAAAGGCAAGGGTTTGATAGTGCAACGCGATGGCCTTAAGCAGTCTCTTTCAGAGAAATCTGGTGAGCTTGAGAAGCTCTCACAAGAGCTGCAATTGAAAGATGCATTAGTGAAAGAGTTGGAAGCCAAGCTCAAATCCTACACAGAAGCTGATCGAATTGAAGCTTTGGAGTCGGAACTCTCATACATACGGAACTCAGCTACTGCTTTAAGGGACTCATTTATTCTAAAAGACTCTGTTCTTCAGAGAATTGAAGAAGTCTTAGAAGATCTAGATTTGCCAGATCGTTTTCATTCTAGAGACATAGTTGAGAAAATAGAACTGTTGTCGAAGATGGCTGTTGGTGCTTCTTTTACCATGCCTGATGGTGATAAGAGATCCTCTGTGGATGGGCATTCCGAGTCTGGTGCGGCCATGGATAGCATAAGCGATGAGCAAATCTCAAATTCAAATCAAGGGTCAGATGAAATGAAGAACAAATATGACGAGTTGCATAGGAGATTCTATGAACTGGCTGAGCACAACAACATGTTGGAACAATCTCTAGTGGAGCGGAACAGTATTGTCCAGAAATGGGAAGAAGTCCTGGGTCAGGTTAGCATTCCCCCACAGTTCAGAATGTTGGAACCAGAAGATAGGATAGCTTGGCTGGGAAACAGACTATTGGAGGTCGAGCAGGAAAGAGACGCATTACATTTGAAGATTGAGCACCTTGAGGATTCCTCCGAGATGCTAATCACTGATCTAGAAGAATCACACAAAAGAATTTCTGAACTCAGTGCAGAGGTTGTTGCTGTGAAGGCTGAAAAGGAATTCTTCTCACAGAGCCTGGATAAACTGAGATTTGAGTTCCTTGGACTCTCTGAGAAAGCAGTTCAAGACGAGTTTGTCAGAGATAATTTGCGGAAAGATCTAGCTGAACTGCAGGAGAAGTTAGCTGAAAAAGCAAATGAGTGCAAGGGTTTTCATGATTTGGAAACAGAGATACACAAACTACTGGATATGGTTCGGAACGTGCTGCAGGACGGCAGTAATACTGAAATTCCATCTGGTGACAGTGGTGCTGTACTGTGCTTGGGTGAACTATTGAGAAAAGTTCTAGACCACTATGAGACACTATTGTCAGAGTCAACTCTAGGCAATTCTGCTGAGAAGGAAATTCATTTAGAGGAAGCCAAGCTATCTAGCGACGCCTCTACATCAGAGATAGGTAGAGATGACAAAGAGGGTGCGCTTAATGCGCTGAGTAATGAGTTAGAGCATGCTCGCAGGAGTCTAACCTTAGCTGAGCAGCAGTGTGATGAAGCAGTGGAGAAGGCACAATCACTAACACTGGAGGTTGAGGTGCTGCATGGTCAGATAAACCAACTGCAGGAAGTTGGTGCTGAGCAGACCCAAAAATACCAGTCGCTTGTGCTTGAACTGGAATCAGTGGGTAAGCAACGAGATGATCTGCAAGAGAAGTTAAATCAGAGTAATGAGTTAGAGCATGCTCGCAGTAGTCTGGTCTTAGCTGAACAGCAGCGTGATGAAGCTGTGGAGAAGTCACACTCACTAAGACTGGAAGTGGAGACGGCACATGCTCAAATAAACCGGCTGCAGGAAGGTGGTGCTGAGCAGAGTAAAAAGTATGAATCGCTTGTGCTTGAACTAGAATTAGCTGGTAAGCAGCGGGATGATCTTCAAGAGAAGTTAAATCAGGAGGAGCAAAAGTGTGCTTCACTGAGAGAGAAATTGAATGTTGCCGTTAGAAAAGGGAAGGGCCTGGTGCAGCAGAGAGATAGCTTGAAGAAAACTATAGAAGAGATGAATGCTCTGATAGAGAATCTTAAAAATGAAAGGAAACAACACATCGAGTCACTCGAATCCGAGAAATCGTTCTTGATGGGTCGATTATCAGAGAATGAGAAGAGCTTGCATGACACGACGCAATACTTGAGTACGTTATTAAATGCTTTGAGTATGGTGGACATTGCTCGAGAATTTGATACAGATCCAATCACCAAGATTGGAAAAGTTGCACAGCTTTACCTTGACCTACAGGCAACAGCGACTTCATCACAAAATGAAGTGAAGAAATCGAAACGAGCAACGGAACTGCTTCTAGCCGAGTTGAATGAAGCTCATGAAAGGGCTGATAACCTGCAGGAGGAATTGGTGATGGCAGAAGCTGCACTTTCTGAATCCTCTAAACAGAACAATGTTCTAGAGTCTGCAAGAGCGGATGCTGTTCGCCACCTGGAACATATTACTTATATGCAGGCACAGGCAGCAAGGAAGCAAATAGATCATTTGAAGGAGTTGAACTCTACCAGTGGTCAACTAAGAGAAGTCTGCTTTGAACTTTCACAACGCCTTGTCAGTGCATTCAGTAAAGATGTGGACCTTATCTGCTATATGGAGAGCTTCATGAAATCTTATGGTAAATGGATGGACGGCACAAATATGGTTGACATACCCATCACTTCTAACCGTCTGTTGTCTACCAGCATAAACAGCAAG AAAGCTCTTATCCCCAATACCCCGTTGGAATTCACAGTGGATGATAGTGATGGAAGTCAGACCTTACATCATCTTGCTATTGCATGCCATGCTGTATCTGATTGTGTAAAGGATTGCAATGATCTCAAAAGGAACATTGACGAGCATGGTTTTTCAATTGATCAGAAAGCAACAGAGCTATCTGGCATTATGTCCAACTTGCAGAGCAGGTTCACTTCTCAAAACAATGAGTTGGAATCTTTGAAAGAAAACATTGTTGAACTACAATCAGAGATCAAAGAGAAAGAAGAGGAGAATTTATCTATGCGTAGAAATATGAGTTTGCTTTATGAAGCATGTACTAATTCAGTTTCTGAGATTGAAGGAATGACTGGTATGGGGTCTGGTAACCGGAGCTATTCTGTTGGGCAAAACCATCTATCTTCAGATGACCATATAAAATCAGTTGTTGAGCAGCTAGGTGCGGCAGTAAAGACTACTCGGTATAGTAATGAAGGGAACACAAAGGAACTAAAGGCTACTGTTCTTGAGTTGCAGCAGGAGCTTCAAGGGAAAGATGTGCAAATTAGCACAATCAGTTCGGAGCTTGCATCTCAGATAAGGGAAGCCGAATCATACGCAAAACAGCTTTCTGTTGAGCTTGAAGATGCAAGAATGGAAATACACAATTTGGAGAAACATGTTGAGGTGTTGCTTAATCAGAAGAAAGCTTTAGAGACTCAAGTAAGCGATCTTAAAGATCTGGAGACAGTGGCAAGCGAGCAGCATGGAAGAATAAAGGAGCTGACTGATGAACTGAGCAGAAAAGATCAAG AGATCGAAGGTTTGATGCAAGCACTCGACGAAGAAGAAAAGGagcttgaaatcttggagaacaaAAGCAATGGCTTAGAGCagatgctgcaagaaaaggaatttGCTTTAAAGAGCCTTGAAGTTTCTAGGACAAAAGCTCTGACTAAACTTGCAACAACTGTTGACAAGTTTGATGAGTTGCATAGCTTGTCTGAAAGTCTTCTTGCAGAAGTGGAAAGCCTTCAGTCACAGTTGCAAGAGAAAGATTCAGAGATCTCGTTTCTGCGCCAAGAAGTCACAAGGAGTACTAATGAACTACTAACCACTGAAGATAGCAACAAGCTGTACTCATCTAAGATAAATGATTTTGTTAAGTGGTTGGAAACTGCACTATTGCAATTTGGTGTGCATTGTGAGTTCACAGATGATCATGATGGCACTCAGGTTCTTGTATATATGGATATGTTGGACAAGAAAATAGGATCTCTGATATCTGAATCAGATGATTTGAGGATTGCTGTCCAAAGCAAAGATTCTTCACTACAGATCGAGAGGACCAAAATGGAAGAGTTGTCACGTAAATCAGAGGCTCTAGAAGCTTCTTTGAGCCAAAAGGATTCTCAGATAGGGTTGCTTCGTCGAGACAGGATATCGGGCCAACCTAGCAGATCTCTGAACTTACCAGGCACTTCAGAGATTGAACAAATG AATGACAAAGTAAGCCCAACTGCAGTTGGCACTCAGATTCGAGGGGCACGAAAAGTCAACAACGAGCAAGTTGCTATTGATATAGAGATGCACAAGGACAAACCAttggatgatgaagatgacgataAAG CACATGGTTTCAAGTCACTTACGATGTCTCGCATTGTTCCGAAGTTCACTCGACCTATATCGGACAGAGTTGATGGGATGTG GGTATCTGGTGATAGATTGCTCATGAGACAACCAACCTTGAGACTTGGCGTTTTGTTATACTGGATTGCATTGCATGCGTTGCTTGCGAGTTTTATTTGA